The Pseudomonas sp. HOU2 DNA window TGCCGATCCGCCTCGGGCTGTTCGGGCTGATGATCGCCGGTCTGTTGCTGTCGTCCTCGATCCCCAAGGCTTTCACCGAGCGTGGGCTGATGTTTGCCTCGGCGTTCGTGTTCATGCAGGTCGGGCGTACGCTGTTTGCGATCTGGGCGGTGCGTGGCGAGTCGCTGAGCATGACCCGCAATTTCCAGCGGATTCTGGCGTGGTTGATGTGCTCCGGCGTGTTCTGGATCGCCGGGGCCTTTCTTGACGGGCAGCAACGTTTGTTGTGTTGGGCGCTGGCGCTGGCGATCGAACTGATTTCACCTTCGTTGTATTTCTGGGTGCCGGGGCTGGGGCGTTCGTCGTTGAGTGACTGGAACGTCGAAGGCAATCACATGGCCGAGCGCTGTGCGCTGTTCGTGATTATCGCTCTTGGTGAATCGTTGCTGGTGACCGGCGCGACGTTCGCCGAGCTGACGCTGAGTACCACCGGGGTCATGGCGTTTCTGGTGGCGGTGCTCGGCAGCATCGGCATGTGGTGGGTGTACTTCGACAGCGGCGCCTAGCGCGCGCATCACCGCATCGCGCATTCGAGCGATCCCGGTCGTCAGGCGCGCATCGCCTACACCTACCTGCACGTGCTGATCGTTGCCGGAGTGATCGTCAGTGCGGTGGCCGACGAACTGGTGCTGGTGCATCCGGATCACGCCAGTGACGCCGGGATCCTGGTGATCGTGGGCGGGCCTTGGCTGTTTCTGTTGGGCAATGCACTGTTCAAGTGGGTCATGTCCGATCGGCCGCTGCCACCCTTGTCGCATGTGGCGGGGCTGGTGTTGCTCATGCTGGCGCTGCCACTGGCGTTGAATCACTGGTTTTCGGCGCTGATGCTCGGGGCGCTGACCACGGCGATCGTGGTGCTGGTAGCGCTGTGGGAAAGCCTGGCATTGCGTCAGGCGTCGGCCTCGATAACCTCGGAAAAAGCCGCAGGAGAGTAGGCCAGCGCTGTGGTATATGTACGACTTTTCTGCCGACCGACTGGAGCACCCCATGCCACACCTGCACATGGAATACACCGCCAACCTGCCGCAGTTGAACGCTGATGTGGCGTTGATCCGGCTCAACAACACGCTGGTGGGTTCCGGTCAGTTCGCTGCGGAGTTCGATATCAAAAGCCGGGCGGTGAAGGTCGAGACCTTCAAGGTCGGTACCGGCATCGGCGAGCGCGCTTTCGTCCATGTGAAACTGGCGCTGCTCAGTGGTCGCTCGCCGCAGATCAAGAAGCAGCTCTCGGATAGCCTGCTGGCGGTGTTGCAGGATTTGTGCGAATGGCCGGCCGGAGTCGAAGTGCAGTTGTGTGTGGAATTGCTCGATATCGACCGCGACTCCTACACCAAGACCGCCATCGGCGTGTAGGACTCAGGCCGCTTCCAGCTCACTGCAGACCTTGATCACCTGCTCCCGCAGCCAGACGTTGGCGCTGTCCTGATCGGCGCTCTGGCTCCACTGCATGTCGAGGGTGAATCCCGGCAGACCGTTCGGCGCCTCGCAGTGATTGAATACCGTCTCTTTGGTCAGCAGGCGCTGGATGCGTCGGGGCAAGGTGAGGATGAAGTCGGTGCCGGTGATCATTTTCAATGCCGCGCTGTAGCTGTTGGAGCGCGCGACGATCTGCCGTTTCTGCGCCTGACGCGCCAGCCAGCCATCGACCATGTTGGTGGTGGAAGTCCACGGCGTCGGGAACACATGGCGCCGCTCGGTGAAGGCCTGCAGGCTCAGGCGCGGCTCCAGCGGCGTGGCGCGTTTGTCGAAGACACAGACCAGATCGTCCTCCAGCAGCATCCGCGATTTAAGGTCGGTGTGGCTGCGGTGGAAGTTGGGGCCGAAACAGATCACCAGGTCGAGACTGCCGTCGCGCAGTTCGTCGGCGGGCACATCGGTCTCGAACTTGTGCATGTTGACCACTACCGGCAAATCGTCGAAGTCGAAACGCTTCAACAGGCGCGGCAACACCAGTTGCTCAAAGTATTCCGGGGCACAGATATTGAAGGTCACCGCTTGCCGGGTCGGATCGAAGGCCGGGGCGCCGGCGTGGCACAGGTTGATGCTTTCGAGGATCTTCTGCACATGACCGTACATGGTGCCGGCCTTGTAGGTGGGACGCATGCCCGTGCGGGTGTTGATGAACAACTCGTCTTCGAAACTGGTGCGCAATTTTTTCAGGCAGTAGCTGACAGTGGACTGGCTGACGCACAGCGTCTCCGAGACATCCGTGACGCTGCTTTGCTCATACACGGCGATAAACACCATGAGGTCCTGCATGTCGAGCTTTCGAAGCAAGTTACTGTTCAGCATCCGTTCCGTCCCGCTGTGCTCCTTGCGCTGAATCCGCGCAAACGTGTGCGCATGATCGTAGCGGAACGATGGTGCCAGGACAAAGCCCTGTAGGACGTTTCGATGTCGCCAGTGGGACAGAAAGTTTTAGTAACACGACGTCGGCAAATAAAGCGCAAAAAGATGGCAACAGGCCTCTAGCCCGGCGGCGGCATTCGGCTTCAACGGATGTATCGGGCGTACTGCCGAGGGTCAAAGCGCAGCACTATCAGCAGCATCACCACCATCACTGCGGTC harbors:
- a CDS encoding 5-carboxymethyl-2-hydroxymuconate Delta-isomerase; translated protein: MPHLHMEYTANLPQLNADVALIRLNNTLVGSGQFAAEFDIKSRAVKVETFKVGTGIGERAFVHVKLALLSGRSPQIKKQLSDSLLAVLQDLCEWPAGVEVQLCVELLDIDRDSYTKTAIGV
- a CDS encoding LysR family transcriptional regulator; translation: MLNSNLLRKLDMQDLMVFIAVYEQSSVTDVSETLCVSQSTVSYCLKKLRTSFEDELFINTRTGMRPTYKAGTMYGHVQKILESINLCHAGAPAFDPTRQAVTFNICAPEYFEQLVLPRLLKRFDFDDLPVVVNMHKFETDVPADELRDGSLDLVICFGPNFHRSHTDLKSRMLLEDDLVCVFDKRATPLEPRLSLQAFTERRHVFPTPWTSTTNMVDGWLARQAQKRQIVARSNSYSAALKMITGTDFILTLPRRIQRLLTKETVFNHCEAPNGLPGFTLDMQWSQSADQDSANVWLREQVIKVCSELEAA